Proteins from one Candidatus Caccoplasma merdavium genomic window:
- the cas9 gene encoding type II CRISPR RNA-guided endonuclease Cas9 (Cas9, originally named Csn1, is the large, multifunctional signature protein of type II CRISPR/Cas systems. It is well known even to general audiences because its RNA-guided endonuclease activity has made it a popular tool for custom editing of eukaryotic genomes.), giving the protein MKNILGLDLGSGSIGWAVIKEDENNRVILGLGSRIIPLSVDDATQFTQGKSITKNADRTANRTQRKGYDRHQLRRKALTQYLHQLGMTPDETLIKLPQQELWALRAKAATEEISLPELGRVLYHLNQKRGYKSGKADFQDKKSSAYLSAVSDRYKELQECGLTIGQKFHAELKADPTYRCKDRVYPRQAYIEEFDRIMACQRRYHDTLTDEHIDNLRNRIIYYQRPLKSCKHLVGKCTLAQMVYTLPDGSTKSRPVKVAPKSSPLFQICKIWESINHLTLQRGRETLEITPAQRQALFSHMNNNEKLKLTDLQKILGITKRDGWWAGESMKAGLQGNTTVVALQKILKSHPDAEALLRFDLHIRTVEMADPDTGEIASQLVVDPAFEQEPLYQLWHTLYSVSDIDTLDRILEKKFHIDDAAIRGELIKLDFTKAGYGNLSSIAMRRILPYLRQGYVYSDACFMAGYNHSQSLTREENLTRELATHLTPLAKGELRQPIVEKILNQMVNVVNALVDRYGPFDEIRVELARELQQSREKREKTYKNILNRQKENEKAAQRIIEEGVTPTRAGIQKYQLYEESHHRCIYCGKDISLKAFLSGYDTEVEHIIPRSLYFDDSFNNKVCACRACNQVKNNRTAYDYMSSLPDNQFQDYLSRIKEMLEKQEISKDKYKYLLMPEAEIPQDFLNRQMRESQYISRKALAMLHEICHHAYATSGSVTAFLRRVWGWDTVLHDLNIERYRAGNLTEMRTINNRPTECIKDWTKRLDHRHHAIDALAVACTRQGYIQRINTLASHKDENLSLERYIQQQPHFSHAEVSAAVAKILVSFKAGKRVATPGKRYIYRGGRRILVQEGIVVPRGALSEQSIYGKISQYTKNKKGKVSFREEYVFKYPVEGIDAKTVGSVVDAGIRRLLQQRLDEYGGNAKKAFATPVYTANGFPIRTVRCFTGLKAVAPVRYNASGEAIGFVKPGNNHHIAIYADRDGNLHEHVVTFWHAVERKIHRLPVVIEHPDAVWDSLPDGLSEEFMQQLPDATWQLQLSMQQNEMFILGMPDDLYADAMENRDHALLSRYLYRVQNIATNDYNFRLHIETSVDDKYNGDGNKKLSQQMGKLIRIRSIRALYTQNPHKVRISAIGEIDEA; this is encoded by the coding sequence ATGAAAAACATATTAGGACTGGATCTTGGCTCAGGCAGTATCGGGTGGGCCGTTATCAAAGAAGACGAAAACAACCGTGTCATTTTGGGATTAGGCTCCCGCATCATACCCCTGTCGGTCGACGACGCCACCCAATTTACCCAAGGGAAAAGCATTACCAAGAATGCCGACCGAACGGCAAACCGCACCCAAAGGAAGGGATACGACCGCCATCAGTTGCGCCGGAAGGCCCTCACTCAATATCTTCACCAGTTGGGCATGACACCCGACGAAACACTCATAAAGCTGCCTCAACAGGAGCTGTGGGCTCTACGGGCCAAAGCGGCAACCGAAGAGATAAGCCTCCCCGAATTGGGGAGGGTGCTCTACCACCTCAACCAAAAGCGCGGATACAAATCGGGGAAGGCCGATTTTCAGGACAAAAAAAGTTCGGCATATCTCTCGGCCGTGAGCGACCGCTACAAAGAGTTGCAGGAGTGCGGCCTCACCATCGGACAGAAATTCCACGCCGAACTGAAAGCCGACCCCACTTATCGCTGCAAAGACAGGGTCTATCCCCGACAAGCCTACATCGAAGAGTTTGACCGCATCATGGCCTGCCAGCGCCGCTACCACGACACGCTCACCGACGAGCACATCGACAACCTGCGCAACCGCATCATCTATTACCAGCGTCCCCTGAAATCGTGCAAGCACCTGGTGGGCAAATGCACCCTGGCACAGATGGTCTATACATTGCCCGACGGCTCGACAAAATCCCGACCGGTAAAAGTCGCCCCTAAAAGTTCGCCGCTCTTCCAGATCTGCAAGATATGGGAGAGCATCAACCACCTCACCCTGCAACGCGGACGGGAAACCCTGGAAATAACCCCGGCACAGCGACAAGCCCTCTTCTCGCACATGAACAACAACGAGAAGTTGAAACTCACCGACCTGCAAAAGATACTGGGCATCACCAAACGCGACGGCTGGTGGGCCGGCGAGTCGATGAAGGCCGGCCTGCAAGGCAACACCACGGTTGTCGCCCTGCAAAAGATTCTAAAATCCCACCCCGATGCCGAAGCATTGCTGCGCTTCGACCTGCATATCCGCACGGTAGAGATGGCCGACCCCGACACCGGCGAAATAGCCTCGCAACTCGTCGTCGACCCGGCCTTCGAGCAAGAGCCCCTGTACCAGCTTTGGCACACGCTCTACTCGGTGAGCGACATCGATACCCTCGACCGCATCTTGGAAAAGAAATTTCACATCGACGACGCCGCCATACGCGGAGAACTGATAAAACTCGATTTCACCAAAGCCGGCTACGGCAACCTGTCGAGCATCGCCATGCGGCGCATACTGCCCTACCTGCGGCAAGGCTATGTCTACTCCGATGCCTGTTTCATGGCCGGCTACAATCACAGCCAGTCGCTCACCCGCGAAGAGAACCTGACCCGGGAGTTAGCAACGCATCTGACCCCTCTGGCCAAAGGCGAACTGCGACAGCCCATCGTCGAGAAAATTCTCAACCAGATGGTCAACGTCGTCAATGCCCTCGTCGACCGATACGGGCCTTTCGACGAGATACGCGTAGAGCTGGCTCGGGAACTGCAACAGAGCCGGGAAAAACGGGAAAAAACTTACAAAAACATTCTGAATCGCCAAAAAGAGAACGAAAAAGCCGCACAGCGAATCATCGAGGAGGGAGTAACCCCCACTCGTGCCGGCATACAGAAATACCAGCTATACGAGGAGAGCCATCACCGATGCATCTACTGCGGTAAAGACATCAGCCTGAAAGCCTTTCTGTCGGGCTACGACACCGAGGTCGAACACATCATTCCCCGCTCGCTCTACTTCGACGACAGTTTCAACAACAAAGTGTGCGCCTGCCGTGCCTGCAACCAGGTGAAAAACAACCGCACCGCCTACGACTACATGAGCAGTCTGCCCGACAACCAGTTCCAAGACTATCTTTCGCGCATAAAAGAGATGCTTGAAAAACAGGAGATCTCCAAAGATAAATACAAGTATCTACTCATGCCCGAAGCGGAAATTCCGCAAGACTTTCTCAACCGACAGATGCGCGAGAGCCAATACATTTCGCGCAAGGCCCTTGCCATGCTGCACGAGATATGCCACCATGCCTATGCCACCAGCGGCTCGGTAACCGCCTTCCTGCGTCGGGTATGGGGGTGGGACACCGTCTTGCACGACCTCAACATAGAGCGATACCGCGCCGGTAACCTTACCGAAATGCGCACCATCAACAACCGCCCTACGGAGTGCATCAAAGATTGGACCAAGCGGCTCGACCACCGGCACCACGCCATCGACGCCCTGGCCGTGGCCTGCACCCGCCAGGGATACATACAACGCATCAACACCCTTGCCTCTCACAAAGACGAGAACCTGTCGCTCGAACGCTACATACAGCAACAACCCCACTTCTCCCATGCCGAAGTCTCTGCCGCCGTCGCGAAAATACTCGTCTCGTTCAAAGCCGGCAAACGGGTAGCTACCCCCGGGAAACGCTACATCTACCGCGGAGGCCGGCGCATCTTGGTCCAAGAAGGCATCGTCGTGCCCCGCGGAGCCCTGAGCGAACAAAGCATCTACGGGAAAATATCACAATACACCAAAAACAAAAAAGGGAAGGTCTCCTTCCGCGAAGAATACGTCTTTAAATATCCCGTCGAAGGCATCGACGCCAAAACGGTGGGCAGCGTGGTCGACGCCGGCATACGGCGGCTCCTGCAACAACGACTCGACGAGTATGGAGGCAACGCCAAGAAAGCCTTCGCCACCCCCGTCTACACGGCCAACGGATTTCCTATCCGCACCGTGCGCTGCTTTACCGGCCTCAAAGCCGTCGCCCCGGTACGATACAATGCGTCGGGAGAGGCCATCGGTTTCGTCAAGCCGGGCAACAACCACCACATCGCCATCTATGCCGACCGCGACGGCAACCTGCACGAGCATGTCGTTACCTTCTGGCACGCTGTCGAGCGCAAGATACATCGGCTGCCTGTCGTCATCGAACACCCCGATGCCGTGTGGGATTCACTGCCCGACGGGCTGTCGGAGGAGTTCATGCAACAGCTGCCCGACGCCACCTGGCAACTGCAACTCTCGATGCAACAAAACGAAATGTTTATACTCGGTATGCCCGACGATCTCTATGCCGACGCCATGGAAAACCGTGACCATGCCCTGCTGAGCCGCTACCTCTACCGGGTACAAAATATTGCAACAAACGATTACAATTTTCGCCTTCATATCGAAACCTCTGTCGACGATAAATACAATGGGGATGGGAACAAAAAATTGTCTCAACAAATGGGAAAATTAATACGTATACGAAGTATACGTGCTTTATATACGCAGAATCCCCACAAAGTGCGCATCTCCGCCATCGGCGAAATCGACGAAGCATGA
- a CDS encoding epoxyqueuosine reductase QueH, giving the protein MKPVIHLEVPGDAREVLLHCCCAPCSSAIVECLLDNGVRPTLFFCNPNIYPREEYERRKTECIRHARRLGLDFVDDDYDHDGWVAEMCGLEGEPERGARCLRCFTTRLRRAARYAADHGFALFTTTLASSRWKDLNQINMAGRVVAGEVPGVVFWEQNWRRGGLQERRRELIAAYDFYNQTYCGCEYSMRSAAEHHPTISPDKK; this is encoded by the coding sequence ATGAAACCTGTGATTCATCTCGAAGTGCCGGGCGATGCCCGGGAGGTGCTGCTGCACTGCTGTTGCGCGCCGTGTTCGTCGGCGATTGTCGAGTGCCTGCTCGACAACGGGGTGCGCCCCACCCTCTTTTTCTGCAACCCCAATATTTATCCGCGCGAGGAGTATGAGCGGCGCAAGACCGAGTGCATACGTCATGCCCGGCGGCTGGGGCTCGATTTTGTCGACGACGACTACGACCACGACGGCTGGGTGGCCGAGATGTGCGGTCTCGAAGGGGAACCCGAGCGGGGAGCCCGCTGTCTGCGTTGTTTTACCACCCGTCTGCGTCGGGCGGCCCGATATGCGGCCGACCACGGGTTCGCGCTCTTTACGACGACCCTGGCTTCGTCGCGCTGGAAAGACCTGAACCAAATCAACATGGCCGGCCGCGTGGTGGCCGGCGAGGTGCCGGGCGTCGTGTTCTGGGAGCAGAACTGGCGCCGGGGCGGTTTGCAGGAGCGGCGTCGCGAGTTGATTGCCGCCTATGACTTCTACAATCAGACCTATTGCGGCTGCGAATACAGCATGCGCAGCGCGGCGGAGCATCACCCGACAATCTCACCCGACAAGAAGTAA
- the eno gene encoding phosphopyruvate hydratase, giving the protein MKIQKIKSREILDSRGNPTVEVEVYGENGVMGRASVPSGASTGSNEALELRDGDNRRYGGKGVEQAVANVNGEIADALEGCCLFDQMGIDQRMVELDGTPNKSRLGANAILGVSLATARAAAAACGRPLYAYIGGIDSHVLPVPMMNIVNGGSHSDAPIAFQEFMIRPVGAPTLREGVRMGAETFHALKSTLHDRGLSTAVGDEGGFAPAFRSTEDAIETILDAIERAGYRPGTDMKLALDCAATEFYHDGLYDYTRFEGKKGAKRTPQEQAEYLHTLISHYPIDSIEDGMSENDWKGWQLLTGLIGDRCQLVGDDLFVTNVTYLERGIREHCGNAILVKVNQIGTLTETLRAVEMAQRNGYNAVISHRSGETEDTTIADIAVATNAGQIKTGSLSRTYRLAKYNRLLRIEEELQGNATYGYRRL; this is encoded by the coding sequence ATGAAAATCCAAAAAATCAAGAGCCGGGAAATACTCGATTCCCGGGGAAACCCGACCGTCGAGGTCGAGGTGTATGGCGAAAATGGGGTGATGGGGCGTGCATCGGTGCCCTCAGGAGCTTCGACCGGCAGCAACGAAGCCCTCGAACTGCGCGACGGAGACAACCGCCGTTACGGAGGGAAAGGGGTGGAACAGGCCGTGGCCAACGTCAACGGAGAGATTGCCGATGCCCTCGAAGGGTGTTGCCTCTTCGACCAAATGGGTATCGACCAGCGCATGGTCGAGCTCGACGGCACCCCCAACAAATCGCGACTGGGTGCCAACGCCATATTGGGCGTTTCACTGGCCACAGCCCGTGCCGCAGCCGCAGCCTGCGGACGTCCGCTCTATGCCTACATCGGAGGCATCGACAGCCATGTGCTGCCGGTACCCATGATGAACATCGTCAACGGGGGCTCCCACTCCGACGCCCCCATCGCCTTTCAGGAGTTTATGATAAGGCCGGTCGGAGCCCCGACCTTGCGCGAGGGGGTGCGCATGGGAGCCGAGACCTTCCACGCGCTGAAATCGACGCTCCACGACCGCGGTCTGAGCACGGCCGTAGGCGATGAAGGCGGATTCGCCCCGGCATTCCGGAGTACCGAAGATGCCATCGAAACAATCCTGGACGCCATAGAGCGTGCAGGATACCGCCCCGGCACCGACATGAAGTTGGCCCTCGACTGTGCCGCAACAGAATTTTACCACGACGGGCTCTACGACTACACGCGCTTCGAAGGCAAGAAGGGCGCCAAACGCACCCCGCAAGAACAGGCCGAATACCTGCACACGCTCATCTCACACTACCCCATCGACTCCATCGAAGATGGCATGAGCGAGAACGACTGGAAAGGCTGGCAACTCCTCACCGGCCTCATCGGCGACCGCTGCCAACTGGTGGGCGACGACCTGTTTGTCACCAACGTCACCTATCTCGAACGCGGCATACGCGAGCATTGCGGCAACGCCATTCTCGTGAAGGTAAACCAGATAGGCACGCTCACCGAGACCTTGCGCGCCGTGGAGATGGCACAGCGCAACGGCTACAACGCGGTCATCTCTCACCGCTCGGGCGAGACCGAAGACACCACCATCGCCGACATCGCCGTCGCCACCAACGCAGGACAGATAAAAACCGGTTCGCTCTCGCGCACCTACCGGCTGGCCAAGTACAACCGCCTGCTGCGCATCGAAGAAGAGTTGCAAGGCAATGCCACCTACGGATACCGTCGGTTGTAA